A single genomic interval of Streptomyces sp. BA2 harbors:
- a CDS encoding APC family permease: protein MPEQPTTPEVHRLKANSVGLVGVVFMAVATAAPITAMTGNLPIAVGAGNGTGAPAGYLFATLVLTVFSVGYVAMAKRITAAGAFYGYISHGLGRIAGMASGMLAVLAYVVFEASIVGVFAYFAKTTVHDQLGADLPWILYAAAMLAVTVVLSYFDINLTAKALGVMLIAEIAVLFAVATAVLIHGGGPDGIPVEPINPKNAFTGTSAGLGLFFAFWSWVGFESTAMYGEESRNPKKVIPRATLVSVVGVGLFYIYVSWMTIAGNGLSGSVKVSQSTSPLDLFFDPAHSFIGAWAVDTFQWLLITGSFACGMAFHQCASRYLYAIGREGFLHRGLGRTHPRHGSPYIASYVQSAIAVALVAAFWLTGQDPYIHLYTLLAILGTMAILIVQTLCSFAVIGYFRKNHPEDRHWFTTLVAPLLGGIGMIAVVVLLVINMDTAAGSAADSLFFKAIPWIVGLVFFGGLGLGLYLRAKQPARYEIIGRIVLEDAAERTDGDGEPVAVRT from the coding sequence ATGCCAGAGCAACCCACCACACCCGAGGTCCACCGTCTCAAGGCGAACTCCGTCGGCCTCGTCGGCGTCGTCTTCATGGCGGTCGCCACCGCCGCGCCCATCACGGCGATGACCGGCAACCTCCCCATCGCCGTCGGCGCGGGCAACGGCACCGGAGCGCCCGCGGGCTATCTCTTCGCGACGCTCGTCCTGACCGTGTTCTCGGTCGGATACGTCGCCATGGCCAAGCGGATCACCGCCGCCGGCGCCTTCTACGGCTACATCTCGCACGGCCTCGGCCGCATAGCGGGCATGGCGTCCGGGATGCTCGCCGTCCTCGCGTACGTCGTCTTCGAGGCGTCGATCGTCGGTGTCTTCGCGTACTTCGCCAAGACCACCGTCCATGATCAGCTCGGCGCCGACCTGCCGTGGATCCTCTACGCGGCCGCGATGCTCGCCGTCACCGTCGTCCTGTCGTACTTCGACATCAACCTCACAGCGAAGGCGCTCGGCGTGATGCTGATCGCCGAGATCGCGGTCCTCTTCGCCGTCGCCACCGCCGTACTGATCCACGGCGGCGGCCCCGACGGTATCCCCGTCGAACCGATCAACCCGAAGAACGCCTTCACCGGCACATCGGCCGGCCTCGGCCTCTTCTTCGCTTTCTGGTCCTGGGTCGGCTTCGAGTCCACCGCCATGTACGGCGAGGAGTCCCGCAACCCCAAGAAGGTCATCCCGCGCGCGACCCTCGTCTCGGTCGTCGGCGTCGGACTCTTCTACATCTACGTCTCCTGGATGACCATCGCGGGCAACGGCCTCTCCGGTTCGGTGAAGGTCTCGCAGTCCACCAGCCCGCTCGACCTGTTCTTCGACCCGGCCCACTCCTTCATCGGGGCCTGGGCGGTCGACACCTTCCAATGGCTCCTGATCACCGGCTCGTTCGCCTGCGGCATGGCCTTCCACCAGTGCGCCTCGCGCTATCTGTACGCGATCGGGCGCGAGGGATTCCTGCACCGCGGCCTCGGCCGCACGCACCCCAGGCACGGCTCCCCGTACATCGCCTCCTACGTCCAGTCCGCGATCGCCGTCGCGCTGGTCGCCGCCTTCTGGCTCACCGGACAGGACCCGTACATCCACCTCTACACGCTGCTCGCGATCCTCGGCACGATGGCGATCCTCATCGTGCAGACCCTCTGCTCGTTCGCCGTCATCGGCTACTTCCGCAAGAACCACCCCGAGGACCGGCACTGGTTCACGACCCTGGTCGCGCCGCTGCTCGGCGGCATCGGCATGATCGCCGTCGTCGTCCTGCTCGTGATCAACATGGACACCGCGGCGGGCAGCGCCGCCGATTCCCTCTTCTTCAAGGCCATCCCCTGGATCGTGGGCCTCGTCTTCTTCGGGGGCCTCGGCCTCGGCCTGTATCTGCGGGCGAAGCAGCCCGCCCGCTACGAGATCATCGGCCGGATCGTCCTGGAGGACGCGGCCGAACGCACGGACGGCGACGGGGAACCCGTCGCCGTCCGGACCTGA